One genomic segment of Helianthus annuus cultivar XRQ/B chromosome 14, HanXRQr2.0-SUNRISE, whole genome shotgun sequence includes these proteins:
- the LOC110907380 gene encoding uncharacterized protein LOC110907380, which produces MDQMTSKWTNLNGKISKFNACFIQKNRNPQSGVSEATIMQQATAEYCRVYKKRTFPHVGAWEVARHHPKWVPVELVDMHGPTAPKKRGGSKRSKTSESGNYTTSASDNLPQMNLNDDPLDEPDQPVDDPVEEIHLQGHDARKVANRQAKGRKRWRSRSRIEEEKMTQFKKAEQRKETMMSLKVEREQAYKEHLKTIERQNDLKILCENHAHLDEPFKSVVIQQKRAICAKWSWEMPPV; this is translated from the exons ATGGACCAAATGACGTCGAAGTGGACGAATTTGAACGGGAAAATTAGCAAGTTCAacgcttgtttcattcaaaag AACCGAAACCCACAAAGTGGAGTGAGCGAGGCGACGATCATGCAACAAGCCACCGCAGAGTATTGCCGAGTGTACAAAAAGAGAACTTTTCCACACGTGGGGGCATGGGAAGTTGCGAGACATCACCCGAAGTGGGTCCCCGTTGAGTTGGTTGACATGCATGGTCCTACGGCTCCAAAAAAACGAGGTGGTTCGAAAAGATCAAAGACATCCGAGTCGGGGAACTACACGACTTccgcgtcggataacttgccccaAATGAACTTAAACGACGACCCCCTTGACGAACCCGATCAACCCGTTGACGACCCCGTTGAAGAGATACACCTACAAGGCCACGACGCAAGAAAAGTGGCGAATCGTCAAGCAAAGGGAAGGAAGCGGTGGCGGAGTCGATCCAGAATCGAAGAGGAGAAAATGACCCAATTCAAGAAGGCCgaacaaagaaaagaaacaatGATGTCTCTAAAAGTTGAACGCGAGCAGGCGTACAAGGAACACTTGAAAACGATTgaaagacaaaatgatttaaaaatcttgtgtgaAAACCACGCCCATCTCGACGAACCGTTCAAGTCAGTTGTCATTCAACAAAAGCGCGCGATTTGCGCAAAGTGGAGTTGGGAGATGCCACCcgtttag